A region of Paractinoplanes abujensis DNA encodes the following proteins:
- a CDS encoding sulfatase-like hydrolase/transferase: MPETTDDPPVVETRRARVRKLLQRPKIQLALTITAAVLLFAALIFPNVLSRLTPIGFLRIPVEGAVILGVLAVLPGRARKIFAVVAGSLVGLLVIEKCLDMGFFEELNRPFDPVLDWVLFDDAFSFAADSYGRPASIAAVVAVLLLVLAILALTSWSVLRVGDLVARHKRRSAITAGGLAVAWGLTFALGVSITGAVPVAARSTATYAWDRAHQARAGLRDGAEFRQEVQQDAFKTVPPARMLTGLEGKDVIFTFVESYGRSAVEGVALSPVTRPVLDGGAAELSKAGFAARSGWLTSPTFGGGSWLAHATFESGLWINNEQRYRNLVSSDRLTLTRAFKNKTYRTVSIMPGATRAWPEGNFYGYDQVWDSRNLGYQGPKFSWSPMPDQYTLKHFNDIEYKKTGRGPLMVEMPLVSSHTPWAPIPDYLPDWNQVGDGSIYTTMEAAGQKPKALWAEPKKVRAEYGKSIVYSLTALINWIKLYGDDNLVMVFAGDHQPSPIAAGAGASHDVPVTIVAKDPGVLDRVTSWGWAEGLRPKPETPVWPMSDFRDKFFAAFGEQTPAS, translated from the coding sequence GTGCCAGAGACCACGGACGACCCGCCAGTCGTCGAGACCCGCCGCGCCCGCGTGAGGAAGCTGCTCCAGCGGCCGAAGATCCAGCTCGCGCTGACGATCACGGCGGCGGTCCTGCTCTTCGCGGCGCTGATCTTCCCGAACGTGCTGTCCCGCCTGACCCCGATCGGCTTCCTGCGGATCCCCGTCGAGGGCGCGGTGATCCTCGGTGTGCTGGCTGTCCTGCCCGGGCGCGCGCGCAAGATCTTCGCCGTCGTCGCCGGTTCGCTCGTCGGGTTGCTGGTCATCGAGAAGTGCCTCGACATGGGCTTCTTCGAGGAACTGAACCGCCCGTTCGACCCCGTGCTGGACTGGGTGCTGTTCGACGACGCGTTCAGCTTCGCAGCCGACTCGTACGGGCGGCCGGCCTCGATCGCCGCCGTCGTCGCGGTCCTCCTGCTGGTCCTGGCCATTCTCGCGCTGACCAGCTGGTCCGTGCTGCGCGTGGGCGATCTGGTGGCCCGCCACAAGAGGCGGTCGGCGATCACCGCGGGCGGCCTGGCCGTGGCCTGGGGGCTCACCTTCGCGCTGGGCGTCTCGATCACCGGGGCCGTGCCGGTGGCCGCGCGCAGCACCGCGACGTACGCGTGGGACCGCGCCCACCAGGCCCGCGCCGGGCTGCGTGACGGCGCCGAGTTCCGGCAGGAGGTGCAGCAGGACGCGTTCAAGACAGTCCCGCCGGCCCGGATGCTGACCGGGCTCGAGGGCAAAGATGTGATCTTCACGTTCGTCGAGAGCTACGGGCGCAGCGCCGTCGAGGGGGTCGCGCTCTCGCCGGTGACCCGCCCGGTGCTCGACGGCGGCGCGGCCGAGCTGAGCAAGGCCGGATTCGCCGCCCGCAGCGGCTGGCTGACCTCGCCCACCTTCGGCGGCGGCAGCTGGCTGGCCCACGCCACCTTCGAGTCCGGTCTGTGGATCAACAACGAGCAGCGTTACCGCAATCTCGTCTCCAGCGACCGGCTCACCCTGACCCGGGCGTTCAAGAACAAGACGTACCGCACGGTCAGCATCATGCCGGGCGCCACCCGGGCCTGGCCCGAGGGCAACTTCTACGGCTACGACCAGGTGTGGGACTCGCGCAACCTCGGCTACCAGGGCCCCAAGTTCAGCTGGTCGCCGATGCCCGACCAGTACACGCTGAAGCACTTCAACGACATCGAGTACAAGAAGACCGGCCGGGGCCCGCTGATGGTCGAGATGCCGCTGGTCTCCAGCCACACCCCGTGGGCGCCGATCCCCGACTACCTGCCCGACTGGAACCAGGTCGGCGACGGCTCGATCTACACGACGATGGAGGCCGCCGGGCAGAAGCCCAAGGCGCTGTGGGCCGAACCGAAGAAGGTACGCGCCGAGTACGGCAAGTCGATCGTCTACTCGCTGACCGCGCTGATCAACTGGATCAAGCTGTACGGCGACGACAACCTGGTGATGGTGTTCGCGGGCGACCACCAGCCGTCCCCCATCGCGGCCGGCGCCGGGGCCAGCCACGACGTGCCGGTCACGATCGTGGCCAAGGACCCCGGGGTGCTCGACCGGGTCACGAGCTGGGGCTGGGCCGAGGGCCTGCGCCCGAAGCCGGAGACCCCCGTGTGGCCGATGAGCGACTTCCGCGACAAGTTCTTCGCGGCGTTCGGCGAGCAGACTCCGGCGTCGTGA
- a CDS encoding transaminase, translating into MPTDSGVDRARLATLAARERATFAERRPRSAAAHQRADHLFGRVPMTWMNKTAAGFPITFETARGNRITDVDGHEYLDFCLGDTGAMAGHSPAPVVQAVTRRLNDLGGATTMLPTEDAAAVGAELARRFGLPYWSFALTATDANRWAIRLLRAVTGRPKILVNSYCYHGSVDESLIVVGPDGRGQSREGNVGAPTDVTVTSRVAEFNDLVGLERELAHGDVAAVLMEPALTNIGIVLPEPGYLAGVRELTRAYGTYLINDETHTFSAGPGGATAAWGLEPDVLTIGKAIAGGIPIGAYGLSEALAATLLARTDLDLVDMGGVGGTLAGNPVSTAAARACLEQVLTEPAFEHMIATATGFATGLRKIIATYGLPWSVSQLGARVEYRFADPAPRTGTESAAAADAELEDFLHTYLANRGVLLTPFHNMALMAPQTTAADVERHHAVFADALAELTA; encoded by the coding sequence ATGCCGACGGATTCCGGAGTTGATCGCGCCCGCCTCGCCACCCTGGCCGCCCGCGAACGAGCCACCTTCGCCGAGCGGCGGCCCCGCTCGGCGGCCGCCCACCAGCGTGCCGATCACTTGTTCGGCCGCGTGCCGATGACCTGGATGAACAAGACGGCCGCGGGCTTCCCGATCACGTTCGAGACCGCCCGCGGCAACCGGATCACCGACGTCGACGGCCACGAGTATCTGGACTTCTGCCTGGGCGACACCGGCGCCATGGCCGGGCACTCCCCCGCGCCGGTCGTGCAGGCGGTCACCCGGCGCCTGAACGACCTCGGCGGCGCCACCACCATGCTGCCGACCGAGGACGCGGCGGCCGTCGGCGCCGAACTGGCCCGGCGTTTCGGCCTGCCGTACTGGAGCTTCGCCCTGACCGCCACGGACGCCAACCGGTGGGCCATCCGGCTGCTGCGCGCGGTCACCGGACGACCGAAGATCTTGGTCAACAGCTACTGCTACCACGGCTCGGTCGACGAGTCGCTGATCGTCGTGGGCCCCGACGGGCGGGGGCAGAGCCGCGAGGGCAACGTCGGCGCGCCCACCGACGTCACCGTGACCAGCCGGGTCGCCGAGTTCAACGACCTGGTGGGCCTGGAGCGCGAACTGGCCCACGGCGACGTCGCCGCCGTGCTGATGGAGCCGGCCCTGACCAACATCGGCATCGTGCTGCCCGAGCCGGGTTATCTGGCCGGTGTCCGCGAGCTGACCAGGGCGTACGGCACCTACCTGATCAATGACGAGACGCACACGTTCTCGGCCGGGCCGGGCGGCGCCACCGCGGCCTGGGGCCTCGAGCCCGACGTGCTCACCATCGGCAAGGCGATCGCGGGCGGCATCCCGATCGGGGCCTACGGGCTCAGTGAGGCCCTGGCCGCGACGCTGCTCGCCCGCACCGATCTCGACCTGGTCGACATGGGCGGCGTCGGCGGCACCCTGGCCGGCAACCCGGTGTCGACGGCGGCCGCCCGGGCCTGCCTGGAGCAGGTGCTCACCGAGCCGGCGTTCGAGCACATGATCGCCACGGCCACCGGGTTCGCCACCGGCCTCCGCAAGATCATTGCGACGTACGGGTTGCCGTGGTCGGTCAGTCAGCTCGGCGCGCGCGTGGAATACCGGTTCGCCGACCCCGCCCCGCGCACCGGCACCGAGTCGGCCGCCGCCGCGGACGCCGAGCTCGAGGATTTCCTGCACACCTACCTGGCCAACCGGGGCGTGCTGCTCACCCCGTTCCACAACATGGCGTTGATGGCGCCCCAGACGACCGCGGCCGACGTGGAACGCCACCACGCGGTGTTCGCCGACGCCCTGGCCGAGCTCACGGCCTGA
- a CDS encoding methyl-accepting chemotaxis protein — MGLFGRRVEAEPAVQRTPPRDVEALEELVNNLEGVTDEASSWRIYASTNQEFNDLDYVAIWIVENGQPRLEYEVGPMTGALGSTGQAALVQQAIRGGHAVFSNAAAAGSDQRLAAAVRAGAKGGVAVPIMTAHRVSAVMEYYTSYEIAPDAALISKWGAIARVAEQARVAALTRFYTQQVADDRLAVTNVVAALGHTNDSNVALRAALDAVRTAFHWAYGSYWQIDDHENVLKFAVESGNAGDEFKKVTLAATFAEGVGLSGRAWRARDLVFVRDIGQLTDCVRAPAAQRAGVRSGVCFPILSGDRIIGTMDFFTTEYVELSESRMDALRNVQQLVSQRLDVVRGAETAAGNARALLDTVDRLRTATADASRVADEAVGRASDMTGDVSALNDASAAIGDVIQIISSIADQTNLLALNATIEAARAGEIGKGFAVVAGEVKELARETAEATKKVSEQIAALQSSAESVAGGIRSTSDTIAQLDAVQARIGEVLEEQAEMAHAFEH; from the coding sequence ATGGGTCTGTTCGGAAGGCGGGTCGAAGCCGAGCCCGCGGTGCAGCGCACACCGCCGCGTGACGTCGAGGCGCTCGAAGAGCTGGTCAACAACCTCGAGGGCGTGACCGACGAGGCGAGCAGCTGGCGCATCTACGCCTCAACCAACCAGGAGTTCAACGACCTGGATTACGTAGCCATCTGGATCGTTGAGAACGGTCAGCCCCGGCTCGAGTACGAGGTCGGCCCGATGACCGGCGCGCTCGGCAGCACCGGCCAGGCCGCCCTCGTGCAGCAGGCGATCCGCGGCGGCCACGCGGTCTTCTCGAACGCGGCCGCCGCCGGGAGCGACCAGCGACTGGCCGCCGCCGTGCGGGCCGGAGCCAAGGGCGGCGTCGCCGTGCCCATCATGACCGCTCACCGGGTGAGCGCGGTGATGGAGTACTACACCTCGTACGAGATCGCGCCGGACGCCGCCCTGATCAGCAAGTGGGGCGCCATCGCCCGGGTGGCCGAGCAGGCCCGCGTGGCCGCCCTGACCCGGTTCTACACCCAGCAGGTGGCCGACGACCGGCTCGCCGTGACCAACGTGGTGGCCGCCCTCGGGCACACCAACGACTCCAACGTCGCGCTGCGGGCCGCGCTCGACGCCGTCCGCACCGCGTTCCACTGGGCGTACGGGTCGTACTGGCAGATCGACGACCACGAGAACGTGCTCAAGTTCGCCGTCGAGTCCGGCAACGCGGGCGACGAGTTCAAGAAGGTGACCCTGGCCGCGACCTTCGCCGAGGGCGTCGGCCTGTCCGGGCGGGCCTGGCGGGCCCGCGACCTGGTCTTCGTGCGCGACATCGGCCAGCTCACCGACTGCGTGCGGGCCCCCGCGGCCCAGCGCGCGGGCGTCCGCTCCGGTGTCTGCTTCCCCATCCTCAGCGGCGACCGCATCATCGGCACGATGGACTTCTTCACCACCGAGTACGTGGAGCTGTCGGAGTCACGGATGGACGCGCTGCGCAACGTGCAGCAGCTCGTGTCGCAGCGTCTCGACGTCGTGCGCGGCGCGGAGACCGCCGCCGGCAACGCCCGCGCGCTGCTCGACACCGTCGACCGTCTGCGCACCGCCACCGCCGACGCCAGCCGGGTCGCCGACGAGGCGGTCGGCCGGGCCAGCGACATGACCGGCGACGTGTCGGCGCTCAACGACGCGTCGGCCGCGATCGGCGACGTCATCCAGATCATCTCGTCGATCGCCGACCAGACCAACCTGCTCGCCCTCAACGCCACCATCGAGGCGGCCCGGGCCGGCGAGATCGGCAAGGGCTTCGCGGTCGTCGCGGGCGAGGTCAAGGAACTGGCCCGGGAGACCGCGGAGGCCACGAAGAAGGTCTCCGAGCAGATTGCCGCGCTGCAGTCGAGCGCCGAGTCGGTGGCGGGCGGGATCCGCAGCACCAGCGACACGATCGCGCAGCTCGACGCGGTACAGGCCCGGATCGGCGAAGTGCTCGAGGAGCAGGCCGAGATGGCCCACGCCTTCGAGCACTGA